The following are encoded in a window of Chitinophagaceae bacterium genomic DNA:
- a CDS encoding AAA family ATPase — protein MFTNFHISNFKTHVDSDINIEDVILITGDNNSGKSNLLAGLSFFSKLVSSAFPESKKNKELKDSYYFSNKNVFSNNDTPISFSAHWNDESAHIKYSIELYCQDSNVGCREKLDISLEDRNKVFEHGFHSISRELLLRTQIQNEELDFEFSKAADIFFKALASLYYYNFQSALLKGMAYPAVYANGQMKPSEKRDFIKEFKDKKAYPHTASELGKEGSNFLSLIKFIKEKDIETYNKFIGSLKKFQKTFIGIHIHKDQIAWQFEEKNSLYPFFSSDKTSDGFIKIATIALLCSLKKKPSVIMIEDIESCISYKNMSLLIQWLIEISQKGERIQFIFTSYNPLLIKEFSDKLTSVYIVSTEKNNQYISNVTDAEKRISFLAKQGHIDQRKIINKNGATSVDNTLLMELIYNGNLLYN, from the coding sequence ATGTTTACTAATTTTCATATATCTAATTTCAAAACACACGTCGATTCCGATATAAATATCGAAGATGTAATACTCATAACAGGTGATAATAACTCGGGTAAGAGTAATCTCCTTGCGGGACTAAGTTTTTTTTCAAAACTGGTAAGCAGTGCTTTTCCAGAGAGTAAAAAAAATAAAGAATTAAAGGATTCTTATTATTTTTCCAATAAAAATGTATTTAGTAATAATGACACTCCTATTTCATTTTCTGCTCATTGGAACGATGAATCTGCTCATATTAAATATAGTATTGAACTATATTGTCAAGATAGTAATGTAGGATGTAGAGAGAAATTGGATATTTCCTTAGAGGATAGAAATAAAGTATTTGAACATGGTTTCCATTCCATTTCTCGTGAGCTTCTACTGAGAACCCAAATTCAAAATGAAGAACTTGACTTTGAATTTTCTAAGGCAGCAGATATATTTTTTAAAGCATTAGCGTCTCTTTATTATTATAATTTTCAATCGGCATTATTAAAAGGAATGGCATATCCTGCTGTATATGCTAACGGTCAAATGAAACCATCAGAAAAAAGGGACTTTATAAAAGAATTTAAAGACAAAAAAGCATATCCTCACACAGCAAGTGAATTAGGAAAAGAGGGGTCTAATTTTTTATCTCTCATTAAATTTATAAAAGAAAAAGACATCGAAACATACAATAAATTTATTGGTTCTCTGAAAAAATTCCAAAAAACGTTCATCGGTATCCATATACATAAAGACCAAATAGCTTGGCAATTTGAGGAAAAAAATTCCTTGTATCCATTTTTTTCATCGGATAAAACCTCAGATGGATTTATAAAAATAGCTACCATAGCATTACTCTGCTCTCTCAAAAAAAAACCATCTGTTATTATGATAGAAGACATAGAAAGCTGTATAAGCTATAAAAACATGTCTTTACTCATCCAATGGCTTATCGAAATTTCTCAAAAAGGAGAAAGGATTCAATTTATTTTTACTTCTTACAATCCTTTACTCATAAAAGAATTTTCCGATAAACTCACCAGTGTCTATATTGTTTCTACAGAAAAAAATAACCAATACATAAGTAATGTAACCGATGCTGAAAAAAGAATTAGTTTTTTAGCAAAACAAGGTCATATAGATCAGCGTAAAATCATAAACAAAAATGGTGCCACCTCTGTGGATAACACATTACTCATGGAACTTATTTACAATGGAAATCTGTTATATAACTAA
- the pdxH gene encoding pyridoxamine 5'-phosphate oxidase, whose product MIQDLHFTRQEYNKGDLNESSIDKCPIEQFRKWFSEASLLVKEPNAMTLSTVFNEQPSSRIVLLKEIDKKGFTFFTNYKSRKGKEISHNPKVSLSFFWEVLERQVRIEGRAEKVSDSDSEHYFQLRPKESQVSACISSQSEYIDSKYTLEKKYNDFLDIHKNTFIARPQHWGGYRVIPHTIEFWQGRPHRLHDRIVYIQTKNGWDIQRLYP is encoded by the coding sequence ATGATACAAGATTTACACTTTACACGACAGGAATACAATAAAGGGGATTTGAATGAGTCATCTATAGATAAATGCCCTATTGAACAATTTCGTAAATGGTTTTCTGAAGCATCATTATTAGTAAAAGAACCAAATGCTATGACCTTATCTACTGTTTTTAACGAGCAACCTTCCTCAAGAATCGTATTATTAAAAGAAATAGATAAAAAGGGCTTTACTTTTTTTACGAACTATAAGAGCAGAAAAGGAAAAGAAATTTCTCACAATCCAAAAGTTTCTCTTTCTTTTTTTTGGGAAGTACTGGAAAGACAAGTGCGTATTGAAGGACGAGCAGAAAAAGTGTCAGATTCTGATTCGGAGCATTATTTTCAATTACGTCCCAAAGAAAGTCAAGTATCCGCTTGTATCTCATCTCAATCAGAATATATAGACAGTAAGTACACCCTAGAAAAAAAATATAATGATTTTTTAGATATTCATAAAAATACATTTATTGCACGTCCACAACATTGGGGAGGGTATAGGGTTATCCCACATACTATTGAATTTTGGCAAGGAAGACCGCATCGACTTCATGACAGAATCGTATATATTCAAACAAAAAACGGTTGGGATATACAACGCTTATATCCATAA
- a CDS encoding YtxH domain-containing protein encodes MSKSSNSFIAFLIGLMTGAVMGILYAPNKGSDTREILTQKLSKYKIQLQNILQEMRNKSKTLRNNSNVKQEEEVLENTENLKKAEDFILGIDDFIEEINKNKNK; translated from the coding sequence ATGAGCAAATCAAGTAATAGTTTTATCGCTTTTTTAATAGGATTAATGACAGGTGCTGTGATGGGAATTTTATATGCTCCGAATAAAGGATCGGATACAAGAGAGATACTTACCCAAAAACTGAGCAAGTATAAAATCCAATTACAAAATATATTACAGGAAATGAGAAATAAAAGCAAGACTCTCCGTAATAATAGTAATGTAAAACAAGAGGAAGAAGTATTGGAAAATACCGAAAACCTTAAAAAAGCAGAAGATTTTATTTTAGGGATAGATGATTTTATTGAAGAAATAAATAAAAACAAAAACAAGTAA
- the nusB gene encoding transcription antitermination factor NusB, which yields MLNKRFLRIKAMQAYFAYEQGLRSSYSISLQKIEHFFRDDMYKHSEEDNNSSQITLQKIEKAQKCFKISQEKKIISFEKDYSDDIKEAVIASYTYYNQEFQNNKNNSLEFLLTDIKELEYIYIFCLLIPVELSKILYEEKKRKIHSKIIGNTIIQNDYNLLENKIIVALQNNKKLHSSAIAQKISYNYYHEELLFWYKTFLKTDEKYKEYTNKNSPDLEEDKAILRHFFSNILFKEEKIDVFLREKNICWEENRHIIKGLIASAIKSFPTEIGDIDIPNIWIDEEYQLFSQTLCKKTIETNEYTETLISEYAKNWDISRLTLTDKVILKLCVTEMIHFSSIPLKVSMNEYIEIAKVYSTDKSKEFINGILETIKKKLIQDNKIQKTGRGLIDNQ from the coding sequence ATGCTCAATAAAAGATTCCTCAGAATAAAAGCGATGCAGGCTTATTTTGCATACGAACAAGGATTAAGATCTTCCTATTCTATTTCTTTACAAAAAATAGAACATTTTTTTCGAGATGATATGTATAAACATTCAGAAGAAGATAATAATTCCTCCCAAATAACATTACAAAAAATTGAAAAAGCACAAAAATGTTTCAAAATAAGTCAAGAAAAAAAGATAATATCCTTTGAAAAAGATTACTCAGATGATATAAAAGAAGCAGTAATAGCTTCCTATACCTATTATAACCAAGAATTTCAAAATAATAAAAACAATTCTTTAGAATTTTTACTCACGGATATAAAAGAATTAGAATATATATATATATTTTGCTTACTTATACCCGTAGAATTATCAAAAATATTGTATGAAGAAAAAAAAAGGAAAATACATTCAAAAATTATAGGAAATACAATAATTCAAAATGACTATAATCTATTAGAAAATAAAATTATTGTAGCATTACAGAACAATAAAAAACTCCATTCTTCTGCCATTGCTCAAAAAATATCATATAATTATTATCATGAAGAACTCCTTTTTTGGTATAAAACATTTTTAAAAACCGATGAAAAGTACAAAGAATATACAAACAAAAATTCACCAGACTTAGAAGAAGATAAAGCAATACTAAGACATTTCTTTAGCAATATATTATTTAAAGAAGAAAAAATAGATGTATTCTTAAGAGAAAAAAATATTTGTTGGGAAGAAAATAGACATATTATCAAGGGATTAATAGCATCCGCTATAAAATCATTCCCAACAGAAATAGGGGATATTGACATACCGAATATTTGGATAGACGAAGAGTATCAATTGTTCTCTCAAACACTCTGTAAAAAAACAATAGAAACAAATGAGTATACAGAAACTCTTATATCAGAATATGCAAAAAATTGGGATATAAGTAGATTAACCCTAACTGATAAGGTTATTTTGAAACTCTGTGTAACAGAAATGATTCATTTTTCCTCCATACCATTAAAAGTAAGTATGAATGAATATATAGAAATAGCCAAAGTATACAGCACAGACAAAAGTAAAGAATTTATAAATGGAATATTAGAAACCATAAAAAAAAAACTTATTCAAGACAATAAAATACAAAAAACAGGGAGAGGATTAATAGATAACCAATAA
- the rpmA gene encoding 50S ribosomal protein L27 → MAHKKGEGKVKNGRDSKGKRLGVKLFGGQHAKAGNIIVRQRGTKHHIGINVGLGKDYTIFALKDGIVTFKKGINNRSFVSVIPQI, encoded by the coding sequence ATGGCACATAAAAAAGGGGAAGGTAAAGTAAAAAACGGAAGAGATTCCAAAGGAAAACGATTAGGAGTAAAATTATTTGGAGGACAACATGCAAAAGCAGGAAATATAATAGTAAGACAAAGAGGAACCAAACATCATATAGGAATAAACGTAGGTTTAGGAAAGGACTATACTATATTTGCACTAAAAGATGGAATCGTAACATTTAAAAAAGGAATAAACAACAGATCTTTTGTCTCTGTTATCCCACAAATATAA
- the rplU gene encoding 50S ribosomal protein L21, translating to MQAVVNISGKQFKVTENQYIYAPKMSGTEGANVEFENVMMIEDGENITIGSPLISGAKVNGIIQSHVKGDKVIVFRKKRRKGYKKKNGHRQLFTKVLIQTINK from the coding sequence ATGCAAGCAGTAGTAAACATATCAGGAAAACAATTTAAAGTAACAGAAAATCAATATATCTACGCTCCAAAAATGTCTGGAACGGAAGGAGCAAATGTAGAATTCGAAAACGTAATGATGATAGAAGACGGTGAAAACATAACAATAGGTTCACCTCTTATTTCAGGAGCAAAAGTAAACGGAATTATACAATCTCACGTAAAAGGAGATAAAGTAATAGTATTTCGTAAAAAAAGAAGAAAAGGATACAAAAAAAAAAATGGGCATCGCCAACTATTTACAAAAGTACTCATTCAAACAATAAATAAATAA
- the ahcY gene encoding adenosylhomocysteinase — protein sequence MIEKEIKTKLSYKVKDIGLAEWGRKEIQLAEHEMPGLMALRSEFGKTKPLKGARIAGCLHMTIQTAVLIETLVELGAEVTWSSCNIFSTQDHAAAAIAAKGIPVYAWKGMTEKEFDWCIEQTLFFGKENKPLNMILDDGGDLTNMVLDTYPELIQHVKGISEETTTGVHRLYERVKKGTLPIPAININDSVTKSKFDNKYGCRESLVDAIRRATDLMLAGKIAVVAGFGDVGKGSAESLRSAGVRVIVTEIDPICALQAAMEGYEVKKMIDAVTEADIIVTATGNKSIITEQHFYKMKDKAVVCNIGHFDNEIDMAWLNTHYGKTKNTIKPQVDMYTLKNKEIIVLAEGRLVNLGCAMGHPSFVMSNSFTNQTLAQIELWCNGNKYTPNVYTLPKHLDEKVARLHLAKLGCQLETLTENQAEYIGVKVEGPYKPEYYRY from the coding sequence AATAAAAACAAAATTATCCTATAAAGTAAAAGATATAGGACTTGCAGAATGGGGAAGAAAAGAAATACAACTCGCAGAACACGAAATGCCAGGATTAATGGCATTGCGATCAGAATTTGGAAAAACCAAACCTCTCAAAGGAGCTAGAATAGCCGGTTGTCTACACATGACCATTCAAACCGCAGTACTTATAGAAACATTAGTAGAACTCGGCGCCGAAGTAACATGGTCATCTTGTAATATATTTTCCACACAAGATCATGCCGCCGCCGCTATCGCAGCAAAAGGCATACCCGTTTACGCATGGAAAGGAATGACAGAAAAAGAATTTGACTGGTGCATAGAACAAACCCTCTTCTTCGGAAAAGAAAATAAACCACTCAATATGATACTTGATGACGGGGGAGACCTTACTAATATGGTATTAGATACATATCCCGAACTCATACAACATGTAAAAGGAATATCCGAAGAAACTACCACAGGGGTTCACCGTCTATACGAAAGAGTAAAAAAAGGAACACTTCCTATTCCTGCGATTAATATAAACGACTCCGTAACAAAGTCAAAATTTGATAATAAATACGGATGTAGAGAATCATTAGTAGATGCCATCAGAAGAGCAACAGACCTCATGCTCGCAGGAAAAATAGCAGTAGTAGCAGGTTTCGGAGATGTAGGAAAAGGATCGGCAGAATCCCTCCGCAGCGCAGGAGTAAGAGTTATCGTTACAGAAATAGACCCCATTTGTGCCCTCCAAGCCGCAATGGAAGGATACGAAGTAAAAAAAATGATAGACGCAGTTACAGAAGCAGATATTATTGTTACCGCAACAGGAAATAAATCTATAATTACAGAACAACACTTCTATAAAATGAAAGACAAAGCCGTTGTTTGTAATATCGGACATTTTGATAACGAAATAGACATGGCATGGCTCAACACACACTACGGGAAAACAAAAAATACTATAAAACCCCAAGTAGATATGTACACTTTAAAAAATAAAGAAATAATAGTACTAGCAGAAGGAAGATTAGTAAACTTAGGATGTGCTATGGGACACCCATCTTTTGTAATGTCAAACTCTTTTACCAACCAAACCCTTGCCCAAATAGAACTCTGGTGCAATGGAAATAAATATACCCCAAATGTATATACTCTCCCAAAACACCTAGATGAAAAAGTAGCAAGATTACATCTCGCAAAACTCGGATGCCAATTAGAAACCCTTACAGAAAACCAAGCAGAATACATCGGAGTAAAAGTAGAAGGACCTTACAAACCTGAATACTATAGATACTAA